In Candidatus Zixiibacteriota bacterium, one genomic interval encodes:
- a CDS encoding retropepsin-like aspartic protease gives MKRFPYMIIKLVSMFACLASGIFADNAEDILKLHLDAMGGRENVAPIYSMKGYATVEYMGNPAKLKVFIKFPYQSLIQYDMGSASIIVATDGIQGWTTDINGAIRANSPEELKPFYNDAYISTYSYLFPNRNPGRTEYRGDTLINGANYHHFGLFPEGGDSIFIFINHKSGLIDYRLGFLSGLKMQTSYKDYRKVDGIMMAFESVSEAVGTPFQINSRLDSVFLNVEIPDTIFSNPSGNDDIYGFGNDKNYAEVPFSLNRGHITIKTYVNGQGPFDFMLDSGAGSSLLSPGMVSALGLKPFGALPARGVGGLNSINIVEIDSINIENLTLNYNRIGIFNSESKTEQLFKRIDGILGYDFISRFPLKIDFDRGIITVYQEDSAPKNPGGIPVNLEIQFQLPLINVEVNGIITRTAIDLGAQVEYVLRENSKVYPGLKNKFDSLNLKSSITGIGGVERVKTARLDSIKIDRLVFMNPKILLFETGIAFPLPDYIEGLIGLELLDDFNLFFDYNQRKIYFENRSEPKN, from the coding sequence TTGAAACGTTTTCCTTATATGATCATAAAATTAGTATCCATGTTTGCATGTCTTGCAAGCGGGATATTTGCCGATAACGCCGAAGATATTCTCAAATTGCATTTAGACGCGATGGGGGGCAGAGAAAATGTCGCCCCAATATACTCAATGAAGGGATACGCTACCGTTGAGTATATGGGGAACCCGGCCAAACTAAAAGTGTTCATTAAATTTCCATACCAATCCTTAATCCAATATGATATGGGGTCGGCCTCGATTATAGTGGCGACTGACGGAATTCAGGGTTGGACGACCGATATTAACGGAGCCATAAGAGCCAATTCGCCCGAAGAGCTTAAGCCGTTCTACAATGACGCCTATATCAGCACATATTCATATCTTTTCCCCAATCGCAATCCGGGTCGAACTGAATATCGAGGCGATACTTTAATCAATGGTGCAAATTATCATCACTTCGGATTATTCCCGGAAGGGGGAGACTCGATTTTTATTTTTATAAATCACAAATCGGGATTAATAGACTATCGTTTGGGATTTTTATCCGGATTGAAGATGCAAACCTCCTATAAAGACTACCGCAAAGTAGATGGTATTATGATGGCTTTTGAATCCGTTTCTGAAGCTGTCGGTACACCTTTTCAAATCAATTCTCGATTGGATTCGGTTTTTCTGAATGTTGAGATTCCCGACACCATTTTTTCAAATCCATCCGGAAACGATGATATTTACGGTTTTGGAAATGATAAGAACTACGCGGAAGTACCATTTTCTCTCAACCGGGGGCATATTACAATAAAGACTTATGTGAATGGACAGGGGCCTTTTGATTTTATGCTCGATAGCGGGGCTGGTAGCAGTCTTTTGTCGCCCGGAATGGTAAGTGCGCTGGGATTGAAACCTTTTGGCGCATTGCCGGCCAGGGGAGTGGGCGGACTGAACAGTATTAATATCGTAGAGATCGATTCGATTAATATTGAAAATCTTACTCTAAATTATAACCGTATTGGGATTTTTAACTCTGAATCCAAAACCGAGCAATTATTTAAGAGAATCGATGGTATTCTGGGGTATGATTTCATTTCTCGATTCCCTCTTAAAATTGATTTTGATCGCGGCATTATAACTGTGTATCAAGAAGATTCTGCTCCCAAAAATCCAGGAGGAATACCTGTCAATCTGGAAATTCAATTTCAATTGCCTTTGATTAATGTCGAAGTCAATGGAATAATTACTCGAACGGCAATTGATCTTGGGGCGCAGGTTGAATATGTATTAAGAGAAAATTCGAAAGTATATCCCGGCTTGAAAAATAAATTCGATTCGTTGAACCTAAAATCAAGTATAACCGGGATTGGCGGCGTAGAACGGGTAAAAACGGCCCGACTTGACTCGATAAAAATCGATCGACTCGTTTTCATGAACCCGAAAATTTTATTATTTGAGACAGGAATTGCGTTCCCCTTACCTGATTATATTGAGGGTTTGATCGGCCTGGAACTGCTCGATGATTTTAATCTGTTTTTCGATTACAATCAGAGGAAAATATATTTCGAAAATAGGAGTGAGCCAAAAAACTGA
- the rodA gene encoding rod shape-determining protein RodA: MAIPVIKSYEFDWKLVAAAMLLSLFGLLLIFSAQYYSDDPGARDFYIKQMIWLVIALIAFAIVVNLPQRFYDFGAYIFYAVIVLLLITVLLVGAKTGVSRWFSIGPINFQPSEFAKVAVLLALARYFAYSKLPPESVKRLFFSFIIVAVPVALILKQPDLGTSLVFFVLLFSLWFFSGLSPLYLFLVISPLISLVAAFHWIAWVIYLTILLIILIFGRPGLLFSVLMTIINLAFGVMTPLVWNKLAEYQKMRILIFLDPGRDPHRAGYQIIQSIISIGSGGILGKGYLDGSQTRLEYLPVRHTDFVFSVLGEELGFVGGLVMLILFGFILIRGMRIAIKCRSMFMGMVSWGAVTIIFFQMLVNLGMTLGLMPVTGLPLPFVSYGGTSLVFFWVIIGLLVLADRRWQDY; the protein is encoded by the coding sequence ATGGCCATTCCGGTGATAAAATCATATGAGTTTGACTGGAAGCTCGTCGCCGCGGCAATGCTTCTATCATTGTTTGGCCTTTTACTTATATTTTCGGCGCAATATTACAGCGATGATCCCGGCGCACGGGATTTTTATATCAAACAAATGATTTGGCTTGTTATTGCGCTCATCGCGTTTGCCATAGTCGTGAATCTTCCTCAACGATTTTATGATTTCGGAGCATACATTTTTTACGCCGTAATTGTTTTATTGCTTATCACGGTGTTATTAGTTGGAGCAAAAACGGGGGTGTCGCGCTGGTTTTCAATTGGTCCGATTAATTTTCAACCATCCGAATTTGCGAAGGTGGCGGTTCTTTTGGCTTTAGCTCGATATTTCGCTTATTCCAAATTGCCCCCTGAATCGGTCAAACGATTGTTCTTTTCATTTATAATTGTTGCCGTGCCAGTTGCTCTAATATTAAAGCAACCGGATTTGGGAACGTCACTTGTATTTTTTGTATTGCTTTTCTCCCTATGGTTTTTTTCCGGTTTATCCCCGCTTTATTTATTTCTGGTAATTTCTCCGTTGATTTCGCTTGTGGCCGCATTTCACTGGATTGCATGGGTAATTTATCTGACGATTCTATTAATAATTTTGATATTCGGTCGTCCCGGATTGCTATTCAGCGTTCTGATGACAATAATCAATTTGGCTTTCGGGGTGATGACCCCCCTGGTCTGGAATAAACTGGCTGAGTATCAAAAAATGAGAATTTTAATATTTCTTGATCCGGGTCGCGATCCGCATCGTGCCGGTTATCAAATTATCCAATCGATAATTTCTATCGGCTCCGGAGGAATTCTCGGCAAAGGATATCTTGACGGCTCTCAAACCCGTCTGGAATATTTACCCGTCAGGCATACGGATTTTGTTTTTTCAGTGCTTGGCGAAGAACTGGGCTTTGTGGGAGGCCTGGTGATGTTAATACTTTTTGGATTTATTCTAATCAGGGGGATGCGGATAGCCATAAAATGCCGATCTATGTTTATGGGCATGGTTTCCTGGGGAGCGGTGACGATAATATTTTTCCAAATGCTGGTTAATCTCGGAATGACTCTGGGGCTTATGCCCGTAACCGGTTTGCCCCTGCCGTTTGTTAGTTATGGCGGGACATCCCTTGTATTTTTCTGGGTTATTATCGGGCTTTTGGTCCTCGCGGATCGACGCTGGCAGGATTATTAA